The Puntigrus tetrazona isolate hp1 chromosome 3, ASM1883169v1, whole genome shotgun sequence genome contains a region encoding:
- the trpm4a gene encoding transient receptor potential cation channel subfamily M member 4a isoform X1 has protein sequence MIKMQKIEKENEGVGGERKSQNDQSWIPKMIKKRVCTTFVEDLSSNGALCQCGGARDIHASITADDRAISQWDSEQHTSEYPTDAFGQLEFAGAGRRNRPFLRLAHDTPPDNVYSLMTSQWGLPIPNLVVSVMGGEGKEKVKPWVREVIRQGLVRAAQSTGAWIMTSGLREGVGRCVGEAVRDHCATASSLSQAKVIAVGVVPWGLIYQRQQLINPQGSFPARYYVHNMPHECSCLDNNHQAFLLVDDGSVRSRGSETMFRASLENFISHQRTGIWGSGSIEIPVLCVLIAGDAAMLERVDLSLKNTNPWLVLAGSGPAADLIASILKDLNVPLSPPVSPTLPSTAEEIRKSASVELRDQVREKIKKHFPSVTELEKLVDQALSIYHNRDLITVFHGDQEGQDDFDRIVLRALVRAAKRDASDPSEYTEELKLAVAWDRVDIAKSELFHGDIQWRYEDLEESMTDALVNDKPHFVRLFVENGLNILDYLTYQRLESLYSSLSDCNPVFSFLQRRLQERVGLVGSQTRLALPDENHSFKSHATSLTTPSAARDLTLYEVSRVLSEIMEDVCQPFYYTPLGVDQGWASRKAMKHVNKLLLTESVYRKQRCMSPWIALFIWAVLQNRREMSIYFWEMAGESVLSALAGCKILRELSKLETETETKHSMKELAQTFENLAHDVFSECYQSNERRSCKLLIRQSAVWGSATCLQMATAAEARLFFSHDGVQTLLSEIWWGDMDSNTEVWKLVLSFFLPPFIYSNLISFKEQEKEENPEEFHQGKELDSIDGAESLADVINTEDDVEECNALKGKPEASKAITLKRPFLLHRWRQFWFAPVTSFLGNVLMYFLFLFLFAYVLLVDFKPPPPDGPAPSELVLYFWAFTLVCEEIRQTFFVGSTTVIQRMKQYIQDIWNKCDITALTLFILGLLCRMFPWTYNFGRAVLCVDYVVFTLRLIHIFAVHKQLGPKIIIVGKMVKDVFFFLFFLGVWLMAYGVANQALLYSYDSRPGWIIRRVFYRPYMHIYGQIPLDEIDADKRQERECTDNVTLIHQGAEPCPQSDANWLVLILLSVYLLVTNILLVNLLIAMFSYTFNKVQEHSDVHWKFQRYNLIVEYHSRPCLSPPFIIISHLHIFFKRVIQRLPSNKSQHFMLDLKNKEASLLNTWESTLKENLLSMQGKKQRESDTERLKRTSTKVDSVLKQMSEIRNHDHRLRKLESEVEYCSTALCWIVEALSHSDLVKQTRPPPLPYKGIASKRPTFSRSKFC, from the exons atgatcaaaatgcagaaaatcgAGAAAGAGAACGAAGGAGTTGGAGGAGAGAGAAAATCCCAAAATGATCAG AGCTGGATCCCAAAGATGATTAAAAAGAGAGTGTGCACCACCTTTGTGGAGGACTTATCCAG TAATGGGGCTTTGTGCCAGTGTGGTGGAGCACGGGACATTCATGCATCCATAACGGCAGATGATCGTGCGATCAGTCAGTGGGACAGTGAACAACACACCTCTGAGTACCCCACTGATGCCTTTGGACAGCTGGAGTTTGCTGGAGCTGGACGCAGAAACAGACCA TTTCTGCGCCTGGCACATGATACACCTCCAGACAATGTGTATTCGCTGATGACGTCACAGTGGGGCCTGCCAATACCCAATCTGGTGGTGTCTGTGATGGGGGGAGAGGGGAAGGAGAAGGTGAAACCCTGGGTGCGAGAAGTGATTAGACAAGGTCTAGTCCGGGCCGCTCAGAGCACAG gGGCTTGGATCATGACGTCAGGTCTGAGGGAGGGTGTTGGCCGTTGTGTAGGTGAGGCAGTAAGGGATCATTGTGCAACAGCTTCATCTCTTTCCCAGGCCAAAGTTATAGCTGTTGGTGTTGTGCCCTGGGGATTGATTTACCAACGTCAGCAACTCATAAACCCACAG GGCAGTTTCCCAGCGCGGTACTATGTGCACAACATGCCCCATGAATGCAGCTGCCTGGACAACAACCACCAGGCTTTCCTCTTGGTGGATGATGGAAGTGTTAGAAGCCGAGGTAGTGAAACAATGTTCAGAGCCAGCCTGGAGAACTTCATCTCCCATCAGCGCACTGGCATCTGGG GTAGTGGAAGCATTGAGATTCCTGTTTTGTGTGTGCTGATAGCAGGAGATGCTGCAATGCTAGAG AGAGTGGATTTATCTCTGAAAAACACCAATCCGTGGTTGGTGCTGGCAGGATCGGGTCCAGCGGCAGACCTTATAGCGTCAATACTAAAGGATCTCAACGTACCACTGAGTCCACCAGTGAGTCCCACTTTACCAAGCACTGCCGAGGAAATCAGGAAAAGTGCCAGTGTTGAGCTCAGGGATCAAGTgagagagaaaattaaaaaacacttcCCTTCTGTGACTGAATTGGAGAAGCTTGTGGATCAG GCACTTAGTATCTATCACAACCGAGATCTGATCACTGTGTTTCACGGAGACCAGGAAGGACAAGATGACTTTGACAGAATCGTCCTTAGAGCCCTCGTAAGAG ctgcTAAACGGGATGCCAGTGACCCTAGTGAGTACACCGAAGAGCTGAAGCTGGCAGTGGCCTGGGACAGAGTGGACATCGCCAAGAGTGAACTCTTTCATGGCGACATCCAGTGGAGG TATGAAGATCTAGAGGAATCAATGACTGATGCTCTGGTGAACGACAAGCCCCATTTTGTGCGCCTTTTCGTGGAAAATGGATTGAACATTCTGGACTATCTGACGTATCAGCGTTTAGAGAGCCTTTACAGCTCGCTGTCGGACTGCAATCCGGTGTTCTCTTTCCTCCAGAGGAGGCTGCAGGAGCGAGTGGGATTAGTTGGCTCCCAGACCCGCTTAGCTTTACCTGATGAGAATCACTCTTTCAAGAGCCACGCCACCTCCCTCACCACCCCGTCTGCTGCTCGAGACCTCACCCTGTATGAG GTTTCTCGGGTGTTATCAGAAATTATGGAAGATGTCTGTCAGCCATTTTACTACACTCCTCTTGGTGTAGACCAGGGATGGGCCTCAAGGAAAGCGATGAAG CATGTGAATAAGTTGCTGCTAACTGAGAGTGTGTACCGGAAACAGCGCTGTATGTCTCCCTGGATAGCTCTGTTTATTTGGGCTGTTCTTCAGAATCGCAGAGAAATGTCTATCTACTTCTGGGAAATG GCGGGGGAGTCGGTGCTAAGTGCTCTTGCTGGGTGTAAAATATTAAGAGAGCTCTCCAAGTTGGAGACAGAGACTGAGACCAAGCACTCCATGAAAGAACTTGCTCAAACCTTTGAGAATCTGGCACATG ATGTGTTCAGTGAGTGTTATCAGAGCAATGAGAGACGCTCCTGCAAGCTTCTCATCAGACAGTCAGCTGTATGGGGGAGCGCCACCTGTCTGCAGATGGCCACCGCGGCTGAGGCCCGGCTCTTCTTCAGCCATGATGGGGTGCAG ACTTTACTGTCAGAGATTTGGTGGGGAGACATGGACAGCAATACAGAAGTGTGGAAACTGGTCCTGTCATTTTTCCTGCCTCCCTTCATCTATAGCAACCTCATCAGTTTCAA GGAGCAGGAGAAGGAAGAAAACCCAGAGGAATTTCATCAGGGTAAAGAATTAGACAGCATCGATGGAGCCGAGTCATTGGCTGATGTTATAAACAC GGAAGACGATGTTGAGgaatgtaatgcattaaaaggAAAACCAGAAG cATCAAAGGCTATTACTCTAAAACGGCCTTTTTTATTACACCGATGGCGGCAGTTCTGGTTTGCACCGGTCACTTCGTTTCTAGGCAACGTGTTGATGTACTTCCTCTTCCTTTTCCTCTTTGCTTACGTGCTATTGGTTGACTTCAAGCCCCCGCCTCCGGACGGACCCGCCCCCTCAGAGCTTGTGTTGTATTTCTGGGCTTTCACACTGGTTTGTGAGGAGATTCGACAG ACGTTTTTTGTAGGATCTACTACTGTAATTCAAAGGATGAAGCAGTACATCCAGGACATCTGGAACAAGTGTGACATCACGGCCCTCACGCTCTTCATTCTCGGGCTTCTCTGCAG GATGTTTCCGTGGACGTATAATTTTGGTCGAGCCGTACTATGTGTAGACTATGTGGTCTTCACACTCAGACTCATTCATATATTTGCCGTGCACAAACAGCTTGGTCCCAAAATTATCATAGTTGGGAAAATG GTGaaagatgtgtttttcttcCTGTTCTTCCTGGGGGTGTGGCTAATGGCATATGGAGTAGCCAATCAGGCGCTGCTATACTCCTATGACTCTCGTCCTGGTTGGATAATTCGGCGCGTGTTCTACAGGCCTTACATGCACATATATGGGCAGATACCACTGGATGAAattgatg CTGACAAGCGACAGGAGAGAGAGTGTACAGACAACGTGACACTCATCCATCAGGGGGCAGAACCATGCCCACAGTCTGATGCGAACTGGCTGGTTCTTATTCTGCTGTCAGTCTACTTGTTGGTCACTAATATTTTGTTGGTGAACTTGCTCATTGCAATGTTCAG TTACACATTCAATAAAGTCCAGGAGCACAGTGACGTACACTGGAAGTTCCAGCGCTACAACCTGATCGTGGAGTACCACTCGCGCCCCTGCCTCTCCCCGcccttcatcatcatctcccACCTCCATATCTTCTTCAAAAGAGTCATTCAGAGATTGCCCTCCAATAAGAGCCAACACTTTA TGTTGGACCTGAAAAACAAAGAGGCCAGTTTGCTAAACACGTGGGAGTCAACGTTGAAAGAGAACCTGCTTTCCATGCAAGGCAAAAAACAACGAGAGAGCGACACGGAGCGGCTTAAACGCACTTCCACAAA ggTGGACAGCGTCCTGAAGCAGATGTCGGAGATTCGCAATCACGATCACAGGTTGAGAAAACTGGAGTCGGAG GTGGAGTACTGCTCTACTGCCCTCTGCTGGATAGTGGAGGCGCTGTCTCACAGTGATCTTGTAAAGCAGACACGTCCACCTCCTCTTCCTTACAAAG GTATTGCTTCTAAACGGCCCACATTTTCCAGATCAAAATTCTGCTGA
- the trpm4a gene encoding transient receptor potential cation channel subfamily M member 4a isoform X2 — protein MISNGALCQCGGARDIHASITADDRAISQWDSEQHTSEYPTDAFGQLEFAGAGRRNRPFLRLAHDTPPDNVYSLMTSQWGLPIPNLVVSVMGGEGKEKVKPWVREVIRQGLVRAAQSTGAWIMTSGLREGVGRCVGEAVRDHCATASSLSQAKVIAVGVVPWGLIYQRQQLINPQGSFPARYYVHNMPHECSCLDNNHQAFLLVDDGSVRSRGSETMFRASLENFISHQRTGIWGSGSIEIPVLCVLIAGDAAMLERVDLSLKNTNPWLVLAGSGPAADLIASILKDLNVPLSPPVSPTLPSTAEEIRKSASVELRDQVREKIKKHFPSVTELEKLVDQALSIYHNRDLITVFHGDQEGQDDFDRIVLRALVRAAKRDASDPSEYTEELKLAVAWDRVDIAKSELFHGDIQWRYEDLEESMTDALVNDKPHFVRLFVENGLNILDYLTYQRLESLYSSLSDCNPVFSFLQRRLQERVGLVGSQTRLALPDENHSFKSHATSLTTPSAARDLTLYEVSRVLSEIMEDVCQPFYYTPLGVDQGWASRKAMKHVNKLLLTESVYRKQRCMSPWIALFIWAVLQNRREMSIYFWEMAGESVLSALAGCKILRELSKLETETETKHSMKELAQTFENLAHDVFSECYQSNERRSCKLLIRQSAVWGSATCLQMATAAEARLFFSHDGVQTLLSEIWWGDMDSNTEVWKLVLSFFLPPFIYSNLISFKEQEKEENPEEFHQGKELDSIDGAESLADVINTEDDVEECNALKGKPEASKAITLKRPFLLHRWRQFWFAPVTSFLGNVLMYFLFLFLFAYVLLVDFKPPPPDGPAPSELVLYFWAFTLVCEEIRQTFFVGSTTVIQRMKQYIQDIWNKCDITALTLFILGLLCRMFPWTYNFGRAVLCVDYVVFTLRLIHIFAVHKQLGPKIIIVGKMVKDVFFFLFFLGVWLMAYGVANQALLYSYDSRPGWIIRRVFYRPYMHIYGQIPLDEIDADKRQERECTDNVTLIHQGAEPCPQSDANWLVLILLSVYLLVTNILLVNLLIAMFSYTFNKVQEHSDVHWKFQRYNLIVEYHSRPCLSPPFIIISHLHIFFKRVIQRLPSNKSQHFMLDLKNKEASLLNTWESTLKENLLSMQGKKQRESDTERLKRTSTKVDSVLKQMSEIRNHDHRLRKLESEVEYCSTALCWIVEALSHSDLVKQTRPPPLPYKGIASKRPTFSRSKFC, from the exons ATGATCAG TAATGGGGCTTTGTGCCAGTGTGGTGGAGCACGGGACATTCATGCATCCATAACGGCAGATGATCGTGCGATCAGTCAGTGGGACAGTGAACAACACACCTCTGAGTACCCCACTGATGCCTTTGGACAGCTGGAGTTTGCTGGAGCTGGACGCAGAAACAGACCA TTTCTGCGCCTGGCACATGATACACCTCCAGACAATGTGTATTCGCTGATGACGTCACAGTGGGGCCTGCCAATACCCAATCTGGTGGTGTCTGTGATGGGGGGAGAGGGGAAGGAGAAGGTGAAACCCTGGGTGCGAGAAGTGATTAGACAAGGTCTAGTCCGGGCCGCTCAGAGCACAG gGGCTTGGATCATGACGTCAGGTCTGAGGGAGGGTGTTGGCCGTTGTGTAGGTGAGGCAGTAAGGGATCATTGTGCAACAGCTTCATCTCTTTCCCAGGCCAAAGTTATAGCTGTTGGTGTTGTGCCCTGGGGATTGATTTACCAACGTCAGCAACTCATAAACCCACAG GGCAGTTTCCCAGCGCGGTACTATGTGCACAACATGCCCCATGAATGCAGCTGCCTGGACAACAACCACCAGGCTTTCCTCTTGGTGGATGATGGAAGTGTTAGAAGCCGAGGTAGTGAAACAATGTTCAGAGCCAGCCTGGAGAACTTCATCTCCCATCAGCGCACTGGCATCTGGG GTAGTGGAAGCATTGAGATTCCTGTTTTGTGTGTGCTGATAGCAGGAGATGCTGCAATGCTAGAG AGAGTGGATTTATCTCTGAAAAACACCAATCCGTGGTTGGTGCTGGCAGGATCGGGTCCAGCGGCAGACCTTATAGCGTCAATACTAAAGGATCTCAACGTACCACTGAGTCCACCAGTGAGTCCCACTTTACCAAGCACTGCCGAGGAAATCAGGAAAAGTGCCAGTGTTGAGCTCAGGGATCAAGTgagagagaaaattaaaaaacacttcCCTTCTGTGACTGAATTGGAGAAGCTTGTGGATCAG GCACTTAGTATCTATCACAACCGAGATCTGATCACTGTGTTTCACGGAGACCAGGAAGGACAAGATGACTTTGACAGAATCGTCCTTAGAGCCCTCGTAAGAG ctgcTAAACGGGATGCCAGTGACCCTAGTGAGTACACCGAAGAGCTGAAGCTGGCAGTGGCCTGGGACAGAGTGGACATCGCCAAGAGTGAACTCTTTCATGGCGACATCCAGTGGAGG TATGAAGATCTAGAGGAATCAATGACTGATGCTCTGGTGAACGACAAGCCCCATTTTGTGCGCCTTTTCGTGGAAAATGGATTGAACATTCTGGACTATCTGACGTATCAGCGTTTAGAGAGCCTTTACAGCTCGCTGTCGGACTGCAATCCGGTGTTCTCTTTCCTCCAGAGGAGGCTGCAGGAGCGAGTGGGATTAGTTGGCTCCCAGACCCGCTTAGCTTTACCTGATGAGAATCACTCTTTCAAGAGCCACGCCACCTCCCTCACCACCCCGTCTGCTGCTCGAGACCTCACCCTGTATGAG GTTTCTCGGGTGTTATCAGAAATTATGGAAGATGTCTGTCAGCCATTTTACTACACTCCTCTTGGTGTAGACCAGGGATGGGCCTCAAGGAAAGCGATGAAG CATGTGAATAAGTTGCTGCTAACTGAGAGTGTGTACCGGAAACAGCGCTGTATGTCTCCCTGGATAGCTCTGTTTATTTGGGCTGTTCTTCAGAATCGCAGAGAAATGTCTATCTACTTCTGGGAAATG GCGGGGGAGTCGGTGCTAAGTGCTCTTGCTGGGTGTAAAATATTAAGAGAGCTCTCCAAGTTGGAGACAGAGACTGAGACCAAGCACTCCATGAAAGAACTTGCTCAAACCTTTGAGAATCTGGCACATG ATGTGTTCAGTGAGTGTTATCAGAGCAATGAGAGACGCTCCTGCAAGCTTCTCATCAGACAGTCAGCTGTATGGGGGAGCGCCACCTGTCTGCAGATGGCCACCGCGGCTGAGGCCCGGCTCTTCTTCAGCCATGATGGGGTGCAG ACTTTACTGTCAGAGATTTGGTGGGGAGACATGGACAGCAATACAGAAGTGTGGAAACTGGTCCTGTCATTTTTCCTGCCTCCCTTCATCTATAGCAACCTCATCAGTTTCAA GGAGCAGGAGAAGGAAGAAAACCCAGAGGAATTTCATCAGGGTAAAGAATTAGACAGCATCGATGGAGCCGAGTCATTGGCTGATGTTATAAACAC GGAAGACGATGTTGAGgaatgtaatgcattaaaaggAAAACCAGAAG cATCAAAGGCTATTACTCTAAAACGGCCTTTTTTATTACACCGATGGCGGCAGTTCTGGTTTGCACCGGTCACTTCGTTTCTAGGCAACGTGTTGATGTACTTCCTCTTCCTTTTCCTCTTTGCTTACGTGCTATTGGTTGACTTCAAGCCCCCGCCTCCGGACGGACCCGCCCCCTCAGAGCTTGTGTTGTATTTCTGGGCTTTCACACTGGTTTGTGAGGAGATTCGACAG ACGTTTTTTGTAGGATCTACTACTGTAATTCAAAGGATGAAGCAGTACATCCAGGACATCTGGAACAAGTGTGACATCACGGCCCTCACGCTCTTCATTCTCGGGCTTCTCTGCAG GATGTTTCCGTGGACGTATAATTTTGGTCGAGCCGTACTATGTGTAGACTATGTGGTCTTCACACTCAGACTCATTCATATATTTGCCGTGCACAAACAGCTTGGTCCCAAAATTATCATAGTTGGGAAAATG GTGaaagatgtgtttttcttcCTGTTCTTCCTGGGGGTGTGGCTAATGGCATATGGAGTAGCCAATCAGGCGCTGCTATACTCCTATGACTCTCGTCCTGGTTGGATAATTCGGCGCGTGTTCTACAGGCCTTACATGCACATATATGGGCAGATACCACTGGATGAAattgatg CTGACAAGCGACAGGAGAGAGAGTGTACAGACAACGTGACACTCATCCATCAGGGGGCAGAACCATGCCCACAGTCTGATGCGAACTGGCTGGTTCTTATTCTGCTGTCAGTCTACTTGTTGGTCACTAATATTTTGTTGGTGAACTTGCTCATTGCAATGTTCAG TTACACATTCAATAAAGTCCAGGAGCACAGTGACGTACACTGGAAGTTCCAGCGCTACAACCTGATCGTGGAGTACCACTCGCGCCCCTGCCTCTCCCCGcccttcatcatcatctcccACCTCCATATCTTCTTCAAAAGAGTCATTCAGAGATTGCCCTCCAATAAGAGCCAACACTTTA TGTTGGACCTGAAAAACAAAGAGGCCAGTTTGCTAAACACGTGGGAGTCAACGTTGAAAGAGAACCTGCTTTCCATGCAAGGCAAAAAACAACGAGAGAGCGACACGGAGCGGCTTAAACGCACTTCCACAAA ggTGGACAGCGTCCTGAAGCAGATGTCGGAGATTCGCAATCACGATCACAGGTTGAGAAAACTGGAGTCGGAG GTGGAGTACTGCTCTACTGCCCTCTGCTGGATAGTGGAGGCGCTGTCTCACAGTGATCTTGTAAAGCAGACACGTCCACCTCCTCTTCCTTACAAAG GTATTGCTTCTAAACGGCCCACATTTTCCAGATCAAAATTCTGCTGA